GGTTTGATGTGCAAGTTCTACCCCACCGAAGGGTACAAGTCATACCCTCTAAGCGTAAGAGTGGAAAACAAGACATTACCACCAAACAGCTCTATATGAATTCAATTGCTACTCACCAAGGCCATATCGCATGTTGACAGTGGCGGCAGCACCCTTCAGGATACCAAATGCCTTGACAATGGGTGGAGGCATGCGATCCTGGGGCTGGTTGATGCGGAAGTTCTCGAGAGATCGTTCCGTCTGGGCTCCCCAGTATCGGTCGGCGGGGACCTGGATCTCGCCAAAGGCATCGCTCTCTGTTCGCGTCTGAGACATTCTGACTGAAGTGCTGTGAATAGCTCTGGAGAGTTGAAGACCAGCAACCCGAGTCTTGTTCTGAAGTCGCAGTTGCGGGGCAAGCGAGCATGTGGACGCAGCTGCTTGGGAGACCCGAGGCAGAGCTGACTTCATAAGACCCGAGGTGGCAGCGCGTCCCGTGACGGTTCGAAGCATGATGGGCAGATGGCTGGCTGGCGAAACGCTATTCCGAAAGCTGGGGCAAGCCAATTGAATCGACTCGGCTCGACTGAAGGTGGTCGCTGGAGGATTCTTCGGGGGTAGGGGGCCGGAGATGTTGCGCAATTGCAAAAGGGTTTTTAAACAATCGGAGAGAAGGCCAGCTACTTGTCTCGTCGCTCTCGGTTACTAGATTTTAACGGCTCAACCAACTTTAGACTCCGGAAGCACTGGTCAAACGGAAAAAGCTCGAAATACTGGTCGGTTATTTGCCGGAGATCCTTCACCGGTCAACGATATCGGCCTCGCTCCGGTCTATCCCGAGCAGTTCCTGGTTTCGATATGTTGATCTTATTGGATGGCGGTATCTGAAACCGGAGCTTAATTTGATTATGGggaaaataaatattaaacttgGTATCCTTCCCATATATACCCAGTGACCTGCAGGCGGTATTTATACTGCTTGGTCAAGGCATGCAATTGCGCCACGacggcagataaaccttctCTGATTTTGACCTCTGTGATGCTGGCCTACTATAGAGGCTTCACTGTTTAAGCCTCCGATTAGAAAGTTAAAGCGTGATGGCCTCGTACAAGGCTGACGGCAacaaatatatatataccctCCTTTTTTCTTAGCTTTGCTTGGCTATATATTACTGGCCCGTTCAataatcaatcaatcaatcaattcatAATCATGGCTTCCTCTCTAGCAGgatcatccttctcaaagtccaGGAGCCTCTAGACATGCTGAGTGAGCTTATGGACATCAGAAGCATTGCCGGCGAGAAGTTCATGAACCCTGATCAGGTTGTATTCCACTACGAAGAGGTCAAGAGTAAAGGGCTTACATGTCGCAATCCCCTCCACCGATATTGCAAGAGAGACATCGCGAGCTGGAAGAAGTGCCGTATGCGCAGTCAATCGGGCGCAATTCTAGTGGCTTCTGGACGGCAGGCTTTTCCACGTCATGCGTAAGCTTGTTTAAGGCGGTCCTGAAGTGTTCAAGACACCAGCGATCTCCAGCGGAAATTGCAGCTGTTCTCTGGTGACGTTAGGTACTGGCATTTTCTCGCGATTCTGGCGTAGTTGCTGAGACTGGGAAGGCATTCTGGGCGATGTAATGTAGGAATATGTAAGAGAAGAATAAGAGAGgaatggtgatgaagagctgATGAAGCTAAGTAAATACCCTGAAAGATACTGAGTATTAAGAGTTAGATCTAGGAGAGAGAAGTGTAAGAATAGTGGTCAACATAGAAATTACGAGATGATCAGGTGTTGCTTGAAAAAGCAGTATGTTAATGGAGGTGTTCTGATTTATAGGGGCCATTGTGAGCTATTCACCGAAATGTCACAAAGAACTACAAGAGCAATTCATTGCTAgtcctcaagaacaacaataGTTGGGCATTTGAGATGCAGAATTGAAACATGAGAGTGGTATTTCGTCATAAGGATATCtatgctttttttttttacagAAAGTTGATTCCAACGCCGACCTGCAGCCCCTTCGTTGAAGCCTCTCCTTTCCTCAGAGCCAAAGGCAGACTGAAATTGAGCTCGAAGCGGGCAACAGGATGAGCATACACAAGACCAACACCGGCCGCAACACTGGGAACACCGTTGAAGAGCTCACCAACTGCGTTCACCATCCCATTTCGGACAGCTGTTCCGGACAGCTCCTGCGTGGAACCACTGCTGGAGGACTTCTTGCTGTCCTTGAGAGCAACGAGACGACCACCATTAGCAAAGAGCTGGAATCGTAGACCGGAATCGGGTCTCTTGTAAGGAACTGGAAGAAGCATGTTGACACTACCAGCAGCAAAGACGTCGCCCCCGACAGAATCAGAACCATCATGTGGACCAAGACCTCCGAGCTTGAAACCTCGAACATCTGTTGGTCCTCCAAGTTGGAAGCGATCGTTGATTCGAGTAGGTCGAAGTTTTCCAGCAAACTCATAACCAAGAGGCAACGGGCAAAGCAAACCAAGTCTCAATCCACCACCAATGGAGATTCCTGTTCGCTCACGAATGCCTGGCAAAGGAATTGGGATGGCACCGCCGACTTCGACCTCGCCCTTGGAAAAGGCAACATCACCAGCAAGAGGACCAAGACCAGCTACTTCAAGTCCAGATCGGAGCATGTACCCGCTTTGAGGAAGCTGGGGGTTATCACGCCTTTCCCTGTAGAATGTGTGTTTGACAGAGCTCTTGATAGAGTCACCAGCATCTGCACGGACTGTTGGACTGGCGTTTTCGGCCAAACCAGTAATCTGCCTCCAGATGCCTGAATACTCAACGGACTGTGTGTCGCGTTGTTGATTAAGCCACGAAAATCGCAGTGTACCGCCTTTGAGCACCTCCTCATGAGAAGCCCATGGTTTTTCGGCGGCTGAGGCCACACCCTCAAGCGATAACCTCATGTCGGGGTTACTCTTGACAGGTGCGGTAAGGGTGGCGCTATAAGCTGAGCGTGTACGTGTGCCAGCCTTTGCATTAAGCGTCAACATCTCAGCACCACCAAACATGTTTCGCCATAATAGCGAACCATAAGCTGAACCCTCTCCATTGCCGACATCGGTACCAGTTTGGAGCTTGAATCGAGACAGTTCCTTAACTCGGATATCGACGTTCACATCGGTGGGGGAGGTAGAGGGATCGGTCTGTTGGGCAGAGGTCAGGTAGACTTCGGGTTGAGGTTGGAATATTTCTATAGATCAGTTAATTTGGTGTTGCGGTGAGAGCTACTGGAAACCATACGTAGACCATCAAGCTTGTTGCTTGCGATACGAAGACTGTTGATGACATCGCCAACAGTCGAGCTTGCGTTCGAGGCATCGGTAATGAGGGGTTGGAAAATGGGATCGAGGAAGTTTGTTCGTGTGTTGACCGCACCGTGGATTCGAAGCTCGTTGATCGTCATGGGCGCCAGTTGCTGGTCACCAATCTACATAACATTAGCTTATGATCTGAAGCTCTGATCGGTAAGGGAACATACCACCTGAGCCAGACGCCGTtgcttggcttcatcttgttctttttggtATTCGGGCTTCGATTCTGCTTCATGCAACAGCGAACCGGTGTCGGAATGAAGCTTGTTAAAGGGGTCCATGGACTGATTCAAGTTAGATGATTGATTCTTATATCTCAGTGGTTGGATGGAATTACCGGACCCCCGGTTGACCCAGGAATTGCAGCCATTTTTGGTAGCTCAAGGGCCGAGTTTTTGCTTGCAATAGCCTCACGATGTCGATTTAAAGAGTATCGGACCACCGACTGGACCCTGACAGCCCAGCTTCCAATTAATCGCCGGTACGTACTTCCCGAGCTCCCGCacctaactacctaccttaggtgtGGACCTGAGACCTGTGGCTCAAAGTCGTGGCGCTTCAACTTCGTCATAGGATGCATGTGATACACAGCCACAAACTAGCCGGACCTAGCGGGATCGCTGTGCCTGGCAAAGGGTGCCTCCTCCTGCGTTCCTCTCCATTCATCTCAACTTATACACTCTTCATTTGCGCCCAAGCATAAGATATCGCTGCTTTTGAGTTTTTAGAGACACCTTTCTCTTTCACTTCACCCGAGTTTCGTAAATACTCGTTACTTTCCTTTGATTCGATAATCACTTCAGCCTCGACTCTACTCACGCGACCCGCAATCTGTCCCGTTCTCTTTGTCAACTTCTAATCCAACGTCAGTCAGCATGGCTAGCAAAGGCGCCACCAAGCGTGTATGCACTTCTACTCCCACCACTTGAATGTGCAATACTAATTATTGGACAGTTGACACGCGAATACAAAACCATCTCAGAGAACCCTCCTCCTTACATTGTCGCTCATCCATCCGAGTCTAACATTCTGGAGTACGTTACGTCACGCCCAACAATTGGTCGCGAGTTGACTTTGCTAACACAACTTAGATGGCACTACATCATTACCGGACCTGAGGACACACCTTATCATGGCGGCCAGTATTGGGGAACTCTCATGTTCCCCCCAAACTATCCTTTTGCTCCTCCCGCCATTCGCATGCACACCCCGTCCGGTCGATTCCAGCCTTCGTCGCGACTATGTCTGTCTATCTCCGATTTCCACCCGAAGTCATTCAATCCCGCATGGGAAGTCTCAACTATCCTAATCGGCCTTCTGTCATTCATGACAAGTGAAGAGATGACAACCGGTTCCGTTTCCAGCACCGCCGCGGAACGACGCTCCCTCGCTGCTCGATCACGCTGGTGGAACTCGACTGGTAATGGCACACATAGCAAGACGGGTCCTGTCCAGAGGGGCAacatcaaggctggtgatggtggcGCCAAGTTCCGAACAGAGTGGCCAGAGGTGGATGCTGAGAATTGGGAGTGGAtgaccaagaacaaggtTGACCCCGTCAGTGGTACACGATTAGACGCTGATAACAGCGGATCCTGTCGACCTCAGCTTGGTATTTCAGGGACTAGCGGTCATCAAACACAAGCGGTTGTTGATGTGGTCAACCAACAAAGAGATGCCAGCACAGGATGGATCTATCGCAACAAACTTCTTGTCGCTGGTGCGGCTTTCTTCCTCTACGTTCTTGTCGCTAGACTTGTTAGTGGAGAGGAATGATTGGGGAGAGTTGTATTCGGGAAGCGCTTCATgttcttttaattctagttTTTGTTCTATTACGGGCGGACTGGCGGGCGCAATAGGTTAACAAGCCAGACACCAGGACTCGCGTCTTGATCTGGCGTTTCAGGGCATTCAATGAGCGTTTACTTGATGGGGTTCAGTTTGATTGTCATCAGCTCATTTGCCTGTAGTGGTTGTGATTTATCGGGTAGAGACTCAAATACATCAAACAGGTAGATCAATATGCAACAATGCTCCTTTGTATCAAGTGCGTACCCGTCCGCGAGAATGAGTTGAGGCGGCACGTAAAGTCAAACGGGAACAAGCAGGCAGCCGTGATTTTGATAGGCAACTGGCATAAGCTTCCGTAAACAAACAAGAAGCCCGGCCTATTGTAACCCTCAAACACGGCTCCATGCAATCAGAGTTAAATGTCGGAAGCCGGCTGATGACTGTTCGCCgcagaagctcaacctcTATTTGTTGGCGGGCAGGAGTATTGTTGGTTGCGCTAGCCCACTCCAAGCCCCTGAAGTTTAGCGCAAGTCCTAACGCGGGCACCTACGGCACGGCGGGGAGGTCTGAGGTTTGGTCTGGTCTACCTGGGGGAGAAAATAAAACCCGAGACCTTGAgcctaagtgacaaaaagacttaggtaacttagtatgAACTTAGTATGAGCTTAGGATACCTTGTGTGCAGTTTATCTTGTCATCCCTAACTTAGGTCTCATGTTTTCTTACTCCCTAAGGTCTACCTACAAGAAAAATTGTGACGAAAGCCCCAATTTTTGTTAACTTGCGACTCGTCTCCATCGCTTGGAAGCCGTTGGAAGCAcctcctcgacatcatcatcatccggGTTTCCAGGTTGGTGAAATTCTCCCAGCATAATTCTCCCTATCCATCTCCTCCTACAGCACCCTATCTCCTCTAAATCCTGTGGTTTGCTGCCTTTCATTCCTTAATTCACCCTCCTTACGATACACACCTGTCATCGAAATCCGCTCCTActtgagctcttcctctccGCACAAACAGCTGCACCTGGACCCTCATTTCTAGTGCATCGCCAGTTCGCCTCCGATCCACGGCCAACTACCTTACCCTTCGGCCCAGAATCGACAAAAGGGCACTTCAGTCATAACGAAGACGTCTGCTCTCCATGCCTCTTCCTCTAGATCCGTAGAGCCCCCCTCCCTCCGAATCCTCTGTTGAGGCCTGGCGCTGGCTAGCTGATCGCCCGCCGATACCTTCCCCGCCGAACCGTCAACGATCTCGTCCATGAAATGGCGCCCCAAAACGGCAACATGAAGACTCGCCGAAACGGCGGGAGTAAGCTCTCTCAGTCCTCCAAGCCTGTCCTGCCTGCTATCCCACTGCCTTATGTGAAGCGTCAGGccgcttctgctgctgctcgtgCCAATGCTGTCCCTCTTTCTTCGACTGTTGCCTCCACCACGATCCTGGAACCGGATGTGCGCTCCCCCATTGAGGTGAAGCATGTAAATGGTAACGTGTCTGATGAGGCTAAGAAGGATGATCCTGCGGCTACGGCTCCAAGCACAATTGCTAGTGGAACTTCGACCTCGACCTCCAAAGCCGAGGAGGTGGCCGAAACAAAGGCAGACACTcacaaagaaacaaagaaCGGCGCTTCTGATGGAACCAACACCCAGGTTTCTTCCTGTAAGTGCTTCAGACGTGCCTATTGTCAAGACGCCCCCCAAGACCCTCTACTTACACATAATTCTTTCATTGCAGCCGCATCTGGTTCTGAAAATCCTACCACCATCAACGAAAGCGACAACATCCACAAAAACCCCGTAGTCTCGGACCATTCTGATCAGCCCACTCCCAAGAACCAGGTCGATGTTGAAGCTCGATCAGTCGACAAGGTTTCAGTCGAAGTGAACGAGAAGCCCAATGGTGTTTCAAGCAAGGCCGACATCAAAACTCTGTCCGGTAGGCAACCAAACTTTTTTCAGGCCCTTATAAATACTCATAAGTCAAAATCTTTAGACAACCATCCACCTTCAAAGCCCAACAAAGGCCGACCTCCTTCTGCTGTCCCACCGGGCCGATACCAGATGCCCCCTTCCTTTCAGCCTGCTGCTCGACCTATGGGACCAAACATGAACGGTGATATGCGTGGTCATCGTGCTCCTCTGCCTAACGGCCCGCCTATGCACCAGCCTCATCACAGCAATGGCAGCATCCATTTTGGCGCTTTCCACGGTTCGACAAGCTcctctcctgctcctccatcCGGTGGTATTGCCCCTCCTCCCGGTATGACAAGTCTGGACGGTCGACCCTACATGGCCCCTGGTGCCAACGGCTTCCCCCCTATGATGCCGTATGGCGCAGAACAGGTTCCGGTCACTACTTTCGATAACTACGGAAGACCTACAATGGCTTACGGACCGCCGGACTCTTACCCTCTCTTCCCTAACAATTTTGGTCCCCCAACCCCACACAGCTATCATGATTCACAGGCATCAGGTCCTCCTGACGATGGTAGTGTCTACAACCAGTTTTCTGCAGCTCCAGCGCGAAATGGCGTACCTGCCCCAGAGGAGACTCAGTCTCCCAACCAGCCAGGTAGAATGTTTGGTGTTCCCGAGTATCCGCGAATGATGCCGAATGCCGGACCTCCCCCGCACATGATGCCTTCAATGGAGGGCGCTGAAGGTCTGATTGGTCATTTGGTGCAGCAGTTCTCAACTCCCGAATTTGCTGACTGCGTTTTGGAGCTTCGATATGCGGATGAAAGAGCTCCTCCAGTTCGCATTCCAGGTCATCGAGTGATCCTTTCTCGCAGTATCGAGCTCGCAAACGCCATCGCTAAACAGCCACGACCTGATCCCAATGTTCCATCTCTTCCCACCATCCTTCTCGAGACCAAGAGCAAGTGGATTCGCTCTGCACCGTTCTATATGGCCATTCATTGTCTTTACGGATTCCCACTCTTGGaccctgctgctgagggcATGAAGCAGACTGCAGCTGATTACAAACAGTTGATTGACCGCTTCGAATTTGCTCTTTCGTATGCTGCAGCCGGTCATCTCCTCCGTTGGGATCCGTTCATGCGACGCGGTTGCGAGGTCGCTGTGCAATTTCTGAACTGGCAGACAGTTGAGAAGGCTCTGGAGTTTGCCCTGGAGGATCACCGAGACGAGGGGTCTTATGATGTGTTCAAGTACGGCGATGGATCTCGAGTTATTCTCAACGAGATCGTCTCTTTCATTGCAAGAAACACTAACCCTACTTTCAAGATTGACACTTCAGTGACCGACACGTCGAGCTATGCTCGTCTTCCACAAACTGCTCTGACTAGCAATGCCAGTACCCGCAAGCTCTCACCCCCACCCATTGCTCGAGGTACATCCGTGCATCttggcaagggcaagggaCGTCTGTCTCAGCAGATTTCTGGTATCCAGTTTGGCGACCTATCTTTGACCGACGGCAAAGTCTCGCCAGCTTCGGATGCTTCAGGCGGCTCACAGCAACGAACTCCTTTAAATGCAGTGCTTTCTCGAATTCTCCTTAATCTCCCATTCGAAACTCTTAAAGCACTGCTAGAGGCTGCGACTAACAAGGCAAACGGATGGCAAAATGCGGAGGCAATCTATCGCGTGGTCAAAGACACAGTAGCTGAGAGAGAGCGACGCCGGCTTCAGATCGTTGAACTGGTCAAGACCCAGCAGGTTACAGCCTGGGCCGTCATCACCCAACAGCTTTCCAGTCCTGAACCGAGATACGTCGGTCTCTGGAGTGCGCTGGGCTGGCGCGAGGAGATTCTGCCTATTGGACCTTCCGAGAGCCCGACCCTTGGTCGCACTTGGGTTCCCTTCGTGGGCCCTCGAGCAAGCACTCAAGCAGCTTACCCCTAAGCAACTTGGTTCACGCTACGGATTCTTCAATTTCATGAATGATATTGGGGGTTGAGTTGATGCTGGATAATTGGGAGGGCGGCGTGCAGAAACATGGCAAACGAAGCCGAGGCTGGTTTCTCAGTCTCTCTACAAAAGCTAGTACTTTTGATTTCGGGATGAAAAGGTGGCGTCCGTGATCCTGCTTACTAGGGAGAGGATATGATGCTCTTTGGAGAGTTTTGGTTGATGAACGGCGTTGGGGGGCATGTCAACATTGGTTGCTTTAAAACGAGGAATGTTTTTAACGAATGGAAACCTTGGTGGGAGGCACgggaaggaaaaagaaaacaaaaagtatttaatgaTTCCATATTGCTAGGACTGGTGGTTCAATCTCACTTGTCCTGAGTCTGGCTGGCATCACAATGGCCTGGAACTGGACCAgactggactgggctggaTTGATATGAGGGGGTTATGATGAATGATAGTTAGTGACTTTGGAAGTTAAAAAGGACGGTAGTTTCGGCATCGACTGGAGTATGCGTCGTTATGTCTCTCATTTGAGAGACAGCATTAGGTAGCCTCTTTATGACTGGTTTGATACCCCAGACTGACTTATGCGTTCTCTGTGAGGTGCCTTATGACGGTATGACTTTTTTCATGCGCATAGTGGGCGTGCTATCGGGAGTCAAGCCTCTTTGGGTAGTTGAGAGAGTTGAACGTGCAGTTGGATTTCATGTGATGGTGATGTCCGGCTGGAGAAGAGCAACTTAGCTGCCGAGGGCGGGGAACCCCTGTTGACGGACCCCATAAGCAACGACATCGCGTGTCTCTATTCGCCCATTGGGCATTGCTTTAATTAACTGGGATAGCCTTAGCAGGGTCTCGATATCAAAAGATAGTGGGCAGGGTCAGCTTAGACCAAGAGCCGAGGTCGAATTCTCCACTTTACGTCGTCTTGCTCATTTCCAAGTTATTGTGATTTCATCCCTTCCGTGCCTCCCACCATTCGTCGTCActttcacttcacttcatcaacaaacaaGAGACTTGATGTGAGAGCTTCGATCTGGACCCCTCAGCACTGACGCTGTGTAACCAAGTCCAGGTCATTTTCGACTCAGATAAATTGGTTTCTTCATTTACTTGATGCCTCTCTTCGGAGATACTGCTCGAATGCGCCGCTGGAGCTCAGCTCGTGGAACCGCAGACACGCCATAAATTAACCAGAACACGATCCTTTTATcaaccacaacaacaacatccgCTCCTTAACCACAATGGAatcctccatctcttcaggCGACGCCTCGAGCTCGCGATCTTCAAGATCTGTCAACGACCCTGTTCTTCGAAACACGTTGCGCTACACCATCTCAGCCCGCGAATATGCAAGCCTGCACAAGTACATCCTTTCTCGATC
The window above is part of the Fusarium musae strain F31 chromosome 6, whole genome shotgun sequence genome. Proteins encoded here:
- a CDS encoding hypothetical protein (EggNog:ENOG41): MASKGATKRLTREYKTISENPPPYIVAHPSESNILEWHYIITGPEDTPYHGGQYWGTLMFPPNYPFAPPAIRMHTPSGRFQPSSRLCLSISDFHPKSFNPAWEVSTILIGLLSFMTSEEMTTGSVSSTAAERRSLAARSRWWNSTGNGTHSKTGPVQRGNIKAGDGGAKFRTEWPEVDAENWEWMTKNKVDPVSGTRLDADNSGSCRPQLGISGTSGHQTQAVVDVVNQQRDASTGWIYRNKLLVAGAAFFLYVLVARLVSGEE
- a CDS encoding hypothetical protein (EggNog:ENOG41), whose amino-acid sequence is MAPQNGNMKTRRNGGSKLSQSSKPVLPAIPLPYVKRQAASAAARANAVPLSSTVASTTILEPDVRSPIEVKHVNGNVSDEAKKDDPAATAPSTIASGTSTSTSKAEEVAETKADTHKETKNGASDGTNTQVSSCKCFRRAYCQDAPQDPLLTHNSFIAAASGSENPTTINESDNIHKNPVVSDHSDQPTPKNQVDVEARSVDKVSVEVNEKPNGVSSKADIKTLSGRQPNFFQALINTHKSKSLDNHPPSKPNKGRPPSAVPPGRYQMPPSFQPAARPMGPNMNGDMRGHRAPLPNGPPMHQPHHSNGSIHFGAFHGSTSSSPAPPSGGIAPPPGMTSLDGRPYMAPGANGFPPMMPYGAEQVPVTTFDNYGRPTMAYGPPDSYPLFPNNFGPPTPHSYHDSQASGPPDDGSVYNQFSAAPARNGVPAPEETQSPNQPGRMFGVPEYPRMMPNAGPPPHMMPSMEGAEGLIGHLVQQFSTPEFADCVLELRYADERAPPVRIPGHRVILSRSIELANAIAKQPRPDPNVPSLPTILLETKSKWIRSAPFYMAIHCLYGFPLLDPAAEGMKQTAADYKQLIDRFEFALSYAAAGHLLRWDPFMRRGCEVAVQFLNWQTVEKALEFALEDHRDEGSYDVFKYGDGSRVILNEIVSFIARNTNPTFKIDTSVTDTSSYARLPQTALTSNASTRKLSPPPIARGTSVHLGKGKGRLSQQISGIQFGDLSLTDGKVSPASDASGGSQQRTPLNAVLSRILLNLPFETLKALLEAATNKANGWQNAEAIYRVVKDTVAERERRRLQIVELVKTQQVTAWAVITQQLSSPEPRYVGLWSALGWREEILPIGPSESPTLGRTWVPFVGPRASTQAAYP
- a CDS encoding hypothetical protein (BUSCO:EOG09263DQH), encoding MAAIPGSTGGPSMDPFNKLHSDTGSLLHEAESKPEYQKEQDEAKQRRLAQVIGDQQLAPMTINELRIHGAVNTRTNFLDPIFQPLITDASNASSTVGDVINSLRIASNKLDGLQIFQPQPEVYLTSAQQTDPSTSPTDVNVDIRVKELSRFKLQTGTDVGNGEGSAYGSLLWRNMFGGAEMLTLNAKAGTRTRSAYSATLTAPVKSNPDMRLSLEGVASAAEKPWASHEEVLKGGTLRFSWLNQQRDTQSVEYSGIWRQITGLAENASPTVRADAGDSIKSSVKHTFYRERRDNPQLPQSGYMLRSGLEVAGLGPLAGDVAFSKGEVEVGGAIPIPLPGIRERTGISIGGGLRLGLLCPLPLGYEFAGKLRPTRINDRFQLGGPTDVRGFKLGGLGPHDGSDSVGGDVFAAGSVNMLLPVPYKRPDSGLRFQLFANGGRLVALKDSKKSSSSGSTQELSGTAVRNGMVNAVGELFNGVPSVAAGVGLVYAHPVARFELNFSLPLALRKGEASTKGLQVGVGINFL